One genomic region from Jeotgalibacillus haloalkalitolerans encodes:
- a CDS encoding acetamidase/formamidase family protein, with protein sequence MATHHIEASDKVLHGSFSPEHKPVLTIENGDSVTLNTIGLEWGLKNKDGSSVTFRSRTKEKKPGHPLIGPIYINGAKPGMMLAVRINKIVPGWYGWNVGGGSDAWQNEQAEISREEKTVLNWELNTEDMTGTTTIGTREFQVPLSPFMGVMATAPAEKGLHSTIPPRYCGGNIDCKELVEGSTIYLPVATEGALFSTGDGHAAQGDGEISGTAIECPMDEVSLTFTLFENQSINGPRADTPAGWLTFGFDEDLNKAAGIALKEMIDLMQERFQISREEAIALGSTVVDLHITQVVNQVKGVHAVLPHDVLEVETSKQAVK encoded by the coding sequence ATGGCAACACATCACATAGAAGCATCAGACAAAGTACTTCACGGTTCGTTCAGTCCGGAGCATAAGCCGGTTTTGACAATCGAAAATGGCGACAGCGTCACATTGAATACAATCGGTCTTGAGTGGGGACTGAAAAATAAAGATGGAAGCTCCGTTACATTCCGTTCCCGCACGAAAGAGAAAAAGCCGGGACATCCACTGATTGGACCTATTTACATAAATGGAGCTAAGCCGGGTATGATGCTTGCCGTCCGCATTAATAAGATTGTGCCGGGCTGGTACGGCTGGAATGTGGGAGGAGGCTCTGACGCCTGGCAGAATGAACAGGCAGAGATCTCCCGTGAAGAAAAAACAGTTTTAAACTGGGAATTAAATACTGAAGATATGACCGGGACCACAACAATCGGAACAAGAGAATTCCAGGTGCCGCTTTCTCCTTTTATGGGTGTAATGGCAACTGCACCCGCTGAAAAAGGACTGCATTCAACAATCCCGCCCCGCTATTGCGGTGGTAATATTGACTGTAAAGAGCTGGTTGAAGGCAGCACAATTTATTTGCCGGTCGCCACAGAAGGTGCGCTGTTTTCCACAGGAGACGGCCACGCAGCACAGGGAGATGGTGAAATTTCTGGTACAGCTATCGAATGCCCGATGGATGAAGTCAGTCTGACCTTCACGCTATTTGAAAATCAATCTATCAATGGACCACGGGCTGATACACCGGCCGGATGGCTGACATTCGGCTTTGACGAGGATTTGAATAAAGCTGCCGGTATTGCGCTGAAAGAAATGATTGATCTCATGCAGGAGCGTTTTCAGATAAGCAGAGAAGAAGCAATTGCGCTTGGCAGTACAGTTGTTGATCTTCACATTACACAGGTTGTGAATCAGGTGAAAGGTGTGCATGCCGTGCTGCCTCATGATGTACTTGAGGTCGAAACAAGTAAGCAGGCGGTTAAATAA
- a CDS encoding ATP-binding protein: MRSKYLFIASGVFITVFLSFLIVGFFINQQQNQLLEEHQDIYERQEAASELADALNDVFFRARGVYAFQSALERERLADALNRYQDAVAEFSSLDLTSEEQLLINELTSFMEDYENNNLPAAIALAEAGDYEGLRELSQTGLNITVNDFVSYTKEVETESEQRLDEVSRESIENMLSSFIFSLAITGVLILILVIFMWKVIASIIKPIEKLHVAANDIREGRKPDIEKSERNDELGALTSSFIDMTAFLQHNEEELHAQNEELLAQQEAMHEQQDQLAATLLETQETKGRLELFNDLNRVLSSTSNRYKFLDDMVQYMNRLYAFDQIMMYMADHSAYSAINVSTEKIQQIVNGPFHQAEGGLRIRKRLARPEEDGLHTPKSYVYDLTAEITGASGELIGIFRANRFGRPFEETECKEIEGLVQRMSIAFQRLLAFDEIKYARELTQDMLDNMTEGLQLINQEKCMVQHNEALCRLLEVEPSEDEKIECAEWLARMLSRVNEEDELRTFLESAIESAFEGTRSIRYTLKSDHDHDHIKVFDVYGMSVYRDKEWTGTIFVHRDITKDYEVDRMKSELVSTVSHELRTPLSSVLGFAELLLTKEMKPEKQKRYIETIHKEAKRLTNLINDFLDLQRMESGKQEYHMEEIKLNELVMEVLEKVSIPSSHALILRDQMENSMIKGDRERLTQVMTNLLNNAVKFSPDGGDITVSLHADQSLASFVIEDQGIGIPENEVSKLFQKFKRIDNSESRKIGGTGLGLAICKEIVEKHMGHIFVTSEEGKGAAFHVELPLISENESHTMTGENTILVLEDDPSLALLIADELKSSGFSVVHHFQPERAVDAVANQTFTGVIVDLMLGDDLSGWDVIGQIRSQPENEHLPIIVSSALDADHEKIQQYNVTHYLTKPYPPEKISEVVKGL; this comes from the coding sequence ATGAGAAGTAAATATTTATTTATTGCATCCGGTGTCTTCATTACAGTATTCCTCAGCTTTTTGATTGTGGGGTTCTTTATTAATCAGCAGCAGAATCAGCTGCTTGAAGAGCATCAGGACATTTATGAAAGACAGGAAGCGGCTTCAGAACTGGCTGATGCTTTAAATGATGTGTTTTTCAGAGCGCGTGGTGTCTACGCTTTTCAATCTGCTTTGGAGCGTGAACGCCTGGCAGACGCGCTGAACAGGTACCAAGATGCAGTTGCTGAATTCAGCAGTCTTGATCTGACTTCAGAGGAACAGCTGCTAATAAATGAATTAACCAGTTTTATGGAGGATTATGAAAATAATAATCTTCCTGCTGCAATTGCGCTTGCAGAGGCTGGAGATTATGAAGGTTTGCGTGAGCTATCTCAAACGGGATTGAATATTACCGTAAATGATTTTGTGAGTTATACAAAAGAAGTGGAGACGGAATCTGAGCAGAGACTCGATGAAGTCTCAAGAGAATCCATTGAAAACATGCTGTCTTCATTTATTTTCTCATTAGCCATTACAGGCGTGCTGATTCTGATTCTGGTTATATTTATGTGGAAAGTCATCGCATCTATCATTAAACCGATCGAAAAACTGCATGTTGCTGCCAATGATATCAGGGAGGGCAGAAAACCTGATATTGAAAAATCTGAGCGCAATGACGAACTGGGCGCTTTGACTTCAAGTTTTATCGACATGACAGCTTTTCTTCAGCATAACGAAGAAGAACTGCATGCACAGAATGAAGAACTGCTCGCTCAACAGGAAGCGATGCATGAGCAGCAGGATCAGCTGGCTGCAACTTTACTAGAGACGCAGGAAACAAAAGGGCGGCTTGAGCTATTTAATGATTTGAATCGTGTTTTATCCAGTACATCAAATCGCTATAAGTTCCTTGATGATATGGTTCAGTATATGAACAGGCTGTATGCTTTTGATCAGATCATGATGTATATGGCAGATCACTCCGCTTATTCTGCCATCAATGTTTCAACAGAGAAAATTCAGCAGATTGTAAATGGGCCTTTTCATCAGGCTGAAGGCGGTCTGAGAATACGTAAAAGACTGGCGAGACCTGAGGAAGACGGTCTACATACACCAAAGAGTTATGTATATGACCTGACTGCTGAGATTACCGGTGCATCTGGTGAACTGATCGGGATCTTCAGAGCGAATCGATTTGGCAGACCATTCGAAGAGACTGAATGTAAAGAAATTGAGGGGCTTGTTCAGCGGATGTCTATCGCATTTCAGCGACTGCTCGCTTTCGATGAAATTAAGTACGCGAGAGAATTGACACAGGATATGCTTGATAACATGACAGAAGGGCTGCAGCTGATTAACCAGGAGAAGTGTATGGTCCAGCATAATGAAGCTTTATGCAGACTGCTTGAAGTAGAACCTTCTGAGGATGAAAAGATTGAATGTGCTGAATGGCTTGCACGGATGCTTTCAAGAGTGAACGAAGAAGATGAACTGAGAACATTTTTGGAATCCGCGATTGAATCTGCATTCGAAGGAACTCGTTCAATCAGATATACATTAAAATCTGATCATGATCATGATCATATAAAAGTATTTGATGTATATGGCATGTCTGTCTATCGTGATAAAGAATGGACAGGAACCATTTTTGTACATCGTGATATTACGAAAGATTATGAAGTTGACAGAATGAAATCGGAGCTTGTCAGCACAGTCAGTCATGAATTAAGAACTCCGCTTTCAAGCGTACTCGGTTTTGCAGAACTTCTTTTAACAAAAGAGATGAAGCCTGAAAAGCAGAAGCGTTATATTGAGACGATTCATAAGGAAGCGAAAAGGCTGACAAACCTGATCAATGACTTCCTGGATCTGCAGCGGATGGAATCAGGTAAGCAGGAATATCATATGGAAGAAATTAAATTGAATGAGCTTGTGATGGAGGTTCTTGAAAAAGTGAGTATACCATCATCACACGCATTAATTTTACGTGATCAAATGGAAAACAGCATGATTAAAGGGGACAGAGAGAGATTAACGCAGGTTATGACCAATCTGTTGAATAATGCTGTGAAATTTTCACCTGATGGTGGGGATATCACTGTCAGTCTGCATGCTGACCAAAGCTTAGCGTCTTTTGTTATAGAAGACCAGGGAATCGGAATACCTGAAAATGAAGTCAGCAAACTCTTCCAGAAGTTCAAGCGGATTGATAATAGTGAAAGCCGTAAAATCGGCGGTACCGGTCTTGGGCTGGCAATCTGTAAAGAAATTGTTGAAAAACATATGGGTCATATCTTTGTGACGAGTGAAGAAGGTAAAGGTGCTGCGTTTCATGTTGAACTTCCGCTGATTAGCGAAAATGAGAGTCATACAATGACGGGGGAGAATACCATACTTGTACTGGAGGATGATCCAAGTCTTGCTCTATTAATTGCAGATGAACTAAAGTCGAGTGGCTTTTCGGTTGTTCATCATTTTCAGCCTGAGCGCGCAGTTGATGCGGTGGCGAACCAGACTTTTACAGGTGTCATTGTGGATTTGATGCTGGGTGATGACCTGAGCGGGTGGGATGTTATCGGGCAAATTCGCAGCCAGCCGGAGAATGAACATTTGCCAATTATCGTGTCCTCTGCGCTGGACGCAGATCATGAAAAAATACAGCAATACAATGTCACTCACTACCTGACCAAGCCGTATCCTCCTGAAAAAATTTCAGAGGTAGTTAAAGGGCTATAA
- a CDS encoding response regulator transcription factor, with product MNKLLIADDEEILRMLIEDTLENLEIDIDTAVDGNEAYQKLSSGEYDFVILDYMMPGLSGRDVLERLDPTVKSSLRILMLTAKTQKEDREALEAAGADYFMAKPFSPVELSDFVENMINGAK from the coding sequence TTGAATAAATTACTAATTGCAGATGATGAGGAAATTCTGAGAATGCTGATTGAAGATACATTGGAAAACCTTGAAATTGACATTGATACAGCAGTGGATGGCAATGAAGCGTATCAAAAGCTGAGCAGCGGGGAATATGATTTTGTCATTCTGGATTATATGATGCCGGGCCTTTCCGGACGTGATGTGCTTGAGCGTTTAGATCCGACCGTCAAAAGCAGTCTGCGCATTTTAATGCTGACTGCAAAAACACAAAAGGAAGATCGGGAAGCGCTGGAAGCAGCGGGAGCAGACTATTTTATGGCAAAACCGTTCAGCCCGGTTGAACTGAGTGATTTTGTAGAAAATATGATTAATGGAGCAAAGTAA
- a CDS encoding adenylate/guanylate cyclase domain-containing protein — translation MKEKLYVFKRDYPIPRQKAWDLLADTEHLNRVSGLFPVDFSDSAFEDQKLFRYAKAKAFGLVPLKWREHPFEWVKEEVYSVERRYESGPIRLLLWEVALEDSETRLADGSYGTRVTGTARFTPANVLGHAAIPLAGLKSIKEIMKYLDKYIESNHHSGYDTMPVKSPPEIDQGRMNKIADKLLSLHPYPEQVKQLCYHLQSAGDDEVLHMKPYVIADKWQFPRKEMLTLFLYAVKESLLMQEWHLMCPNCRVSKTTVSSMKEIKDQVHCDLCGVNYEMSFDQYIEMQFSVHPSVRKATDQTFCLTGPAKSSHVLAQRRISPGAQVKLQYPPAEGRTRVRLLKHNKVMEQGQSDNSQSYTFDGEHWNSPTAALSSSGGSLMIMNRSDEEIIVVYEKTDWNGQAVTAAEITSLQLFRDLFSSEVLSPDQQIGVQSMTVLFSDLKASTALYEKEGDAGAYHQVSEHFRYLKKHIKAHSGTVVKTIGDAVMAVFYREEDACLAALDIQDGIDQFNLEQQVQLSIKLGLTSGPVIAVNANDLLDYFGRTVNLAARIQQKSHGNDILMLSNDFDRVKSNLNSYQFDLTSETAELAGTVHMHQLIRLSRITKPAKREKEEIS, via the coding sequence ATGAAAGAAAAACTGTACGTCTTTAAGAGAGACTACCCGATACCGAGACAAAAAGCATGGGATCTTTTGGCTGATACTGAGCATTTGAATCGTGTATCGGGACTATTTCCAGTGGATTTTTCAGACTCTGCCTTTGAAGATCAGAAGTTGTTTCGTTATGCAAAAGCAAAAGCATTTGGATTAGTTCCTTTAAAATGGCGGGAGCACCCTTTTGAATGGGTGAAAGAAGAAGTCTATTCTGTAGAGCGCCGATACGAAAGCGGACCGATCAGACTTCTTTTATGGGAAGTCGCCCTGGAGGATTCTGAGACACGGCTTGCTGATGGAAGTTATGGCACCCGGGTAACCGGTACTGCAAGGTTCACACCTGCAAATGTGCTTGGACACGCAGCGATTCCTCTTGCGGGACTCAAATCAATAAAAGAAATTATGAAGTATCTTGATAAATATATCGAATCAAACCACCATAGCGGCTATGACACCATGCCTGTTAAATCACCCCCGGAAATTGATCAGGGAAGAATGAACAAAATAGCGGACAAGCTCTTATCATTACACCCCTATCCTGAGCAGGTAAAGCAATTATGTTATCATCTTCAATCAGCCGGCGATGATGAGGTGCTTCATATGAAGCCTTATGTAATAGCTGATAAATGGCAGTTTCCGCGCAAGGAAATGCTGACTTTATTCCTTTACGCAGTAAAAGAAAGCCTGCTGATGCAGGAATGGCACCTGATGTGTCCGAATTGCCGCGTGTCAAAAACGACCGTCTCTTCAATGAAGGAAATAAAAGATCAGGTTCACTGTGATCTTTGCGGGGTCAATTATGAAATGAGCTTTGATCAGTATATTGAAATGCAATTCTCAGTTCATCCTTCAGTGCGTAAAGCGACTGACCAGACATTTTGCCTGACGGGTCCTGCGAAATCGTCACACGTACTTGCGCAAAGAAGGATTTCGCCAGGTGCACAGGTAAAGCTGCAATATCCACCAGCTGAAGGCCGTACAAGAGTCAGACTGTTAAAACATAATAAAGTCATGGAGCAGGGGCAGTCTGACAACAGCCAGTCATACACTTTTGACGGGGAACACTGGAACAGTCCAACTGCTGCTTTGAGTTCATCAGGTGGTTCGCTGATGATCATGAATCGTTCTGATGAAGAAATCATTGTGGTGTATGAGAAGACAGATTGGAATGGTCAGGCTGTTACTGCGGCTGAAATTACTTCACTTCAGTTATTCAGAGATCTCTTCTCCTCGGAAGTGCTCTCTCCAGATCAGCAGATTGGTGTGCAGTCAATGACAGTTCTTTTCAGTGATCTGAAAGCTTCTACTGCATTATATGAAAAAGAGGGAGATGCTGGCGCTTATCACCAGGTGAGTGAGCATTTCAGATATTTGAAGAAACATATTAAAGCGCACAGCGGCACGGTTGTTAAAACGATCGGTGACGCGGTTATGGCTGTTTTTTACAGGGAAGAGGATGCGTGTCTGGCTGCCCTTGATATTCAGGATGGGATTGATCAATTCAATCTGGAACAGCAGGTGCAGCTATCTATAAAGCTTGGGCTTACTTCAGGACCGGTGATCGCAGTGAATGCGAATGATCTGCTGGATTACTTCGGAAGAACGGTAAATCTGGCGGCCAGAATTCAGCAAAAGAGTCATGGGAATGACATCTTAATGCTGAGTAATGATTTTGACAGAGTCAAATCAAATCTCAACAGCTATCAATTTGATTTAACTAGTGAAACAGCAGAGCTTGCAGGTACAGTTCACATGCATCAGCTGATACGTCTGAGCAGAATCACTAAACCAGCCAAGCGTGAAAAGGAGGAAATCAGTTGA
- a CDS encoding HD domain-containing phosphohydrolase: MKKHSGSSIDIPAEELLKIIFEFASKLAHENDLDQLHLLMAEMGRRLTLADRCTLWIADPSEKKLWTKIAHGIDRIEIPIDSGLVGAAYHSGESISINDAYKDSRFNPAVDQKTGYRTYSILCIPIRNADQEMIGVYQAVNKQTSPSHFTEKDTTYLSLAATYTGQSMEKAILYSELIESQKEMILTMGNIGESRSRETGQHVKRVAAYSYLIAKGSGLSEEESRLIELASPMHDIGKVAVPDAILNKPGKLTDIEFNQMKNHAEIGYGIFKKSKRKILQAAALIARDHHEKWDGSGYPAGRSGEGIHLYGRIVAIADVFDALGSKRPYKEAWPLEKILELIRLEKGKHFDPALVEAFFDNLDAIIKVKEQYTDEN, translated from the coding sequence ATGAAAAAACATTCTGGGTCATCAATTGACATTCCTGCAGAAGAACTGCTGAAAATTATCTTTGAATTTGCATCTAAGCTCGCACATGAAAATGACCTGGATCAGCTGCATTTATTAATGGCTGAAATGGGCAGAAGGCTGACGCTCGCTGATCGCTGTACGCTGTGGATTGCAGATCCTTCAGAGAAAAAGCTATGGACGAAGATTGCCCATGGTATTGATAGAATTGAAATCCCCATTGACTCAGGTCTTGTAGGGGCTGCCTACCATTCAGGTGAATCAATTTCTATTAATGATGCGTATAAAGACAGTCGGTTCAATCCGGCAGTCGATCAGAAAACCGGATATCGTACATATTCGATCTTATGTATTCCAATCCGTAATGCAGACCAGGAAATGATCGGTGTTTACCAGGCAGTCAACAAACAGACCTCTCCTTCACATTTCACTGAAAAAGATACGACTTATTTATCCCTCGCCGCTACGTATACAGGTCAGTCAATGGAAAAAGCAATCTTGTACTCTGAACTGATTGAATCCCAGAAAGAAATGATTCTGACAATGGGGAATATTGGTGAAAGCCGCTCACGTGAAACTGGTCAGCATGTAAAAAGAGTAGCAGCTTATTCATATCTGATTGCAAAAGGCAGTGGTCTGTCAGAAGAAGAATCGCGCCTGATCGAGCTTGCGAGTCCTATGCATGATATAGGAAAAGTTGCGGTTCCCGATGCCATATTAAATAAGCCGGGCAAATTAACCGATATAGAATTTAACCAAATGAAGAACCATGCTGAAATTGGATACGGTATTTTTAAAAAATCAAAGAGAAAAATCCTTCAGGCTGCGGCATTGATTGCGAGGGACCACCACGAAAAGTGGGATGGATCAGGTTACCCTGCCGGCCGCAGCGGAGAGGGCATTCATCTCTATGGCAGGATCGTGGCGATTGCTGATGTTTTTGACGCACTCGGTTCTAAAAGGCCTTATAAAGAAGCGTGGCCGCTTGAAAAGATTCTGGAATTAATTCGTCTGGAAAAAGGAAAGCACTTTGATCCTGCCCTTGTGGAGGCATTTTTCGATAATCTGGATGCAATCATAAAAGTGAAAGAACAGTATACTGACGAAAACTGA
- a CDS encoding DUF3307 domain-containing protein has product MTPFSYLFLSHLIGDYLFQTSWMAGRKKDHWPALLTHCFVYTATVSVVAFLTFGGLSLFGILFIFITHVLIDKQLVVQWWVTHIMSPPPSEQKWLTIVVDQTFHLIVLAIALFL; this is encoded by the coding sequence ATGACGCCATTTTCTTATTTATTTCTTTCTCATCTAATTGGGGATTATTTGTTTCAAACAAGCTGGATGGCCGGACGTAAAAAAGATCATTGGCCAGCACTGCTTACACATTGTTTTGTATATACTGCAACGGTTTCAGTGGTTGCATTTCTGACATTCGGCGGGCTGTCTTTATTCGGGATTCTATTTATTTTTATTACTCATGTCCTGATTGATAAGCAGCTGGTTGTGCAGTGGTGGGTTACACATATTATGAGTCCTCCCCCCAGTGAACAGAAATGGCTGACGATCGTTGTTGATCAGACTTTTCATCTGATTGTATTAGCTATTGCTTTATTCCTTTAA
- a CDS encoding EAL domain-containing protein: MDVAYFSPRSAAVKASKNTPFSSDGKKNMNPPASVSALKLSFSDEVKRAMRADEFKLYYQPQINVKTGELFGAEALIRWHHPERGVLYPDSFIPQAEYSGQIIDIERWTLGRLFRQQAEWQEQGEELTNIALNISGNHFVHGSLVTETAHLTHSYQIDPSYITLELTERINTELDVWVSQVSMLQDIGIKISIDDFGTGFNTMAHLVDVNVDFLKIDQSFIKKMTSDNRAFKVVQSLVQMAETLGAVPVAEGIESQEALHLYQQTGGQIVQGYHYSEAIQAQEFQNQYLSLEK; encoded by the coding sequence TTGGATGTCGCTTATTTTTCACCGAGAAGTGCTGCTGTAAAGGCGTCGAAGAATACGCCGTTTTCTTCAGATGGTAAAAAGAACATGAATCCACCTGCTTCAGTCTCAGCCTTGAAGCTTTCATTTAGTGATGAAGTCAAAAGGGCGATGCGGGCAGATGAATTCAAACTATATTACCAGCCTCAGATTAATGTCAAGACCGGTGAATTGTTTGGAGCTGAAGCACTTATCAGATGGCACCATCCTGAACGGGGCGTACTGTACCCGGACAGTTTTATACCACAGGCAGAGTATTCAGGTCAGATTATAGATATTGAGAGATGGACACTTGGACGTTTGTTCAGGCAGCAGGCAGAGTGGCAGGAGCAGGGTGAGGAACTAACAAATATCGCGCTGAACATCTCTGGCAACCACTTTGTTCACGGATCCCTCGTGACAGAGACTGCCCACTTGACTCACAGTTATCAAATTGATCCATCATATATTACACTTGAGCTGACAGAAAGAATCAATACAGAACTTGACGTATGGGTATCTCAGGTCAGTATGCTGCAGGACATCGGCATAAAAATATCAATTGATGACTTTGGCACAGGATTCAATACTATGGCCCATTTAGTTGATGTGAATGTGGATTTTCTTAAAATTGATCAGTCATTTATTAAAAAAATGACTTCAGACAATAGAGCTTTCAAAGTAGTTCAGTCTCTGGTTCAGATGGCTGAAACCTTAGGTGCGGTACCGGTGGCTGAAGGAATTGAATCGCAGGAAGCGCTTCACCTATATCAGCAGACTGGCGGCCAGATTGTTCAGGGCTACCATTACAGCGAGGCTATACAGGCACAGGAATTTCAGAATCAATATTTATCACTTGAAAAATAG
- a CDS encoding DUF4385 domain-containing protein: protein MAFDYDLDFDNIDFREQPELYRVGRGEQGVLLVEPYKSEILPHWRFKTPGIAKESSEKIYQMYLDYKDKNDFVGMDMARKFIQMGYTRSRRYANYKGGKKYDKSGDINDRDIDEEKAESASIFEKKWIKVREDEEYLAMKKAHQKKYG, encoded by the coding sequence ATGGCATTTGATTACGATTTAGACTTCGACAACATTGATTTCAGGGAACAGCCTGAATTATATAGAGTGGGGCGGGGGGAGCAAGGTGTTCTCCTTGTAGAACCGTATAAAAGCGAGATTCTTCCTCACTGGCGCTTCAAAACACCTGGAATTGCAAAAGAATCCTCTGAAAAAATCTATCAAATGTATTTGGATTACAAGGATAAAAATGATTTTGTCGGAATGGATATGGCACGTAAGTTTATACAGATGGGGTATACACGTTCAAGGCGTTATGCAAATTATAAAGGTGGAAAAAAGTACGATAAAAGCGGTGATATCAATGATCGCGATATTGATGAAGAGAAAGCGGAGTCTGCTTCGATTTTTGAAAAGAAGTGGATCAAGGTACGTGAAGATGAAGAATATCTTGCGATGAAAAAGGCGCATCAAAAGAAATATGGTTAA
- a CDS encoding YjdJ family protein, whose protein sequence is MKGFSTHLSVAITFLAVAAAGTWYEGSAIIDDPWEWAYSTPFSQLLNGEVLHAGQISQLDHFVYAAKFQPLLPIVMMISVLYIVLLIAYRTFRTDLKRWMMLLSLTAGMFIVAGVAIANSPTAGGNAFFYFFMGAGGLSLAGVIMCCYLLNRLKTKAAIS, encoded by the coding sequence TTGAAGGGGTTTTCAACTCATTTAAGTGTTGCCATTACTTTTCTTGCAGTTGCAGCGGCAGGAACATGGTATGAGGGAAGTGCAATCATCGACGACCCATGGGAATGGGCTTACTCAACACCATTTTCCCAGCTGTTAAATGGAGAAGTACTGCATGCAGGACAGATTTCACAGCTTGATCATTTTGTATATGCAGCAAAATTTCAGCCTCTGCTTCCTATTGTTATGATGATAAGTGTGTTGTATATCGTTCTTCTGATTGCATATCGCACATTCCGGACTGACCTGAAGCGATGGATGATGCTGCTGTCCCTGACAGCCGGAATGTTTATAGTTGCAGGCGTTGCGATCGCAAACTCCCCGACAGCTGGCGGAAATGCCTTCTTTTACTTCTTCATGGGAGCCGGCGGATTAAGCCTGGCAGGCGTGATCATGTGCTGTTACTTACTGAATAGACTTAAAACGAAAGCAGCCATTTCTTGA
- a CDS encoding glycoside hydrolase family 32 protein, protein MTRYSEPKYRTILEAEEGELEALKELSAHDEWKPSFHIHPQYGLLNDPNGLAWFKGKYHVFYQWYPYGAYHGMKHWAHVSSKDLARFERHDTAITPVEDYESHGAYSGASLQVGDELYLYYTGNVKYDAEARDAHQCLAIMDENGEIRKYEHNPLIKSVPEGYTGHVRDPKVFEKEGQYYMLLGAQREDQTGAIIVYDSPDALNWTFLGELSVDIDLAGYMWECPDYFEIDGKDFLIFSPQGIEPEGENYHNVFNTIYVAGTLDIKGLSFQVDEYHELDKGFDFYAPQSFDADGKRLLYGWAGVGEVDFPTDQNKWAHCLTLPRELVRSGNRLLQRPAESLELLKGVTVAQGEVSGSADIELGDEKAWRAKLDTEQISGLKLELFSSDQEQFILTYDQASKKVKVDRSEMKHVTEPQFGTTREVTLSQDLKQLDIIVDHSIAEIFVNDGEAVFTCRVFPLSEHKQLKISADSNAAYEINGMNRGID, encoded by the coding sequence ATGACCCGTTATTCTGAACCGAAATACAGAACAATTTTAGAGGCTGAAGAAGGAGAGCTTGAAGCTTTAAAAGAGCTGTCGGCTCATGATGAGTGGAAGCCATCCTTTCACATTCACCCTCAGTACGGACTATTAAATGACCCGAATGGCCTTGCGTGGTTTAAAGGGAAATACCATGTATTCTATCAGTGGTATCCTTATGGTGCATATCACGGGATGAAGCACTGGGCACACGTATCGTCAAAGGACCTTGCCCGTTTTGAGAGACACGACACGGCCATTACACCTGTTGAGGATTATGAATCCCACGGCGCGTATTCCGGCGCTTCACTGCAGGTAGGCGACGAACTGTATTTATATTACACAGGCAATGTGAAGTATGATGCAGAAGCAAGGGATGCACATCAGTGTCTGGCAATCATGGATGAGAATGGCGAGATTCGTAAGTACGAACACAACCCTTTGATTAAAAGTGTGCCTGAGGGTTATACAGGTCATGTAAGAGACCCGAAAGTATTTGAAAAAGAGGGGCAGTACTACATGCTGCTGGGTGCACAGCGGGAAGATCAGACCGGTGCAATTATTGTCTACGATTCTCCTGACGCACTGAACTGGACGTTTCTTGGGGAGCTTTCAGTGGACATTGACCTTGCCGGTTATATGTGGGAGTGTCCGGACTACTTTGAGATTGACGGAAAAGACTTTCTGATCTTCTCGCCTCAGGGAATCGAACCTGAAGGAGAAAATTATCATAACGTCTTCAACACAATCTATGTAGCCGGAACGCTTGATATAAAAGGTCTGTCATTCCAGGTGGATGAATATCACGAGCTTGATAAAGGCTTTGATTTCTATGCGCCGCAAAGCTTTGATGCAGATGGAAAGCGGCTATTGTATGGCTGGGCAGGTGTAGGGGAAGTGGACTTCCCGACTGATCAAAACAAATGGGCACACTGCCTGACATTGCCGCGTGAATTAGTGCGCAGCGGCAATCGTTTATTGCAGCGTCCGGCTGAGTCGCTTGAGCTGTTAAAAGGTGTAACTGTTGCACAAGGAGAAGTATCAGGATCAGCTGATATTGAGCTTGGAGATGAAAAGGCCTGGAGAGCAAAGCTTGATACAGAACAGATAAGCGGCTTAAAGCTTGAACTGTTCAGCTCAGATCAGGAACAGTTTATCCTCACGTATGATCAGGCTTCTAAAAAAGTAAAAGTGGATCGTTCGGAAATGAAGCATGTAACAGAGCCGCAGTTTGGCACAACGAGAGAAGTCACACTCTCACAGGACTTGAAGCAGCTGGATATCATCGTTGATCACAGTATTGCAGAGATCTTTGTCAATGATGGAGAAGCAGTTTTTACCTGCAGAGTGTTCCCTCTGTCAGAGCACAAACAATTAAAAATATCAGCAGATTCCAATGCAGCTTATGAGATAAATGGCATGAATCGTGGAATTGACTGA